In Colius striatus isolate bColStr4 chromosome 17, bColStr4.1.hap1, whole genome shotgun sequence, the following proteins share a genomic window:
- the DEPDC5 gene encoding GATOR1 complex protein DEPDC5 isoform X6 has translation MRTNKVYKLVIHKKGFGGSDDELVVNPKVFLQIKLGDVVEIAHPNDEYSPLLLQVKSLKEDLQKETISVDQTVAQVFRLRPYQDVHVNVVDPKEVTLDLVELTFKDQYIGRGDMWRLKKSLVSTCAYVTQKVEFAGIRAQAGELWVKSEKVTCGYISEDTRVVFRSTSAMVYIFIQMSCEMWDFDIYGDLYFEKAVNGFLADLFTKWKEKNCSHEVTVVLFSRTFYEAKSIDEFPEAHRASIQQDHEGRFYEDFYKVVVQNERREEWTSLLVTIKKLFIQYPVLVRLEQAEGFPPGYNSTSAQGNYLEAINLSFNVFDKHYINRNFDRTGQMSVVITPGVGVFEVDRLLMILTKQRMIDNGIGVDLVCMGEQPLHAVPLFKLHNRCGPGDSRLGDDYNIPHWINHSFYTSKSQLLCNSFTPRIKLAGRKPPTEKAKSNRDASLGGPKDAENALPIQVDYDGYDAQVFRLPGPSRAQRCTTFSRSVRERESRTRKSSSSYDVSCSPSLQSRTLPPEEVRSQASDDSSLGKISNILMIPRPHLHQCEVSSSLGYTSTRDALENMLESQQRDSSAPGRFHVGSAESLLRVRPGGLVPQRALINPFAPSRMPMKLTSNRRRWMHTFPVGPSGEAIQIHHQTRQNMAEMQGSGQQDLTHSSAELLELAYHEATGRHISSRHAGENVSFLSFTGAEEYSNSVAGSSSAGMNLKTQNKDSLEDAVSNSADPILTLSAPPVVPGFCCTVGVDWKSLTTPACLPLTTDYFPDRQSLQNDYTEGCYDLLPEADMDRRDEEGVQMTAQQVFEEFICQRLMQGYQIIVQPKPQKPPAAVPPPLSSSPLYSRGLVSRNRPEEEDQYWLSMGRTFHKVTLKDKIITVTRYLPKYPYESAQINYTYSLCPSHSDSEFVSCWVEFSHERLEEYKWNYLDQYICSAGSEDFSLIESLKFWRTRFLLLPACISATKRISEGEAHCDVYGDRPRSDEEEWQLLDGFIRFVEGLNRIRRRHRSDRMIRKGSAMKGLQITGPIPTHSLEQSGPPIGKKGTSALSALLQMEASQKTLGEQQAAMLSGKSSGQPSESGSIAITPTYMDSPRKVSIDQSVPATSDGSTLINPGQLPDRGNTQTLGSSQSAADQGYAPASAAESSSQQCSASTLTSSSTLIEILEAMKHPTTGIQLLSEQKGLSPYCFISAEVVHWLVNNVEGVQTQAMAIDIMQKMLEEQLIVHASGEALRTFIYGFYFYKIVVDKEADRVGMQQPAMWHTAAMDDFSAFQRKWFEVAFVAEELLHSEIPAFFLPWLPSRPASYASRHSSFSRSFGGRSQAAALLAATVPEQRTVTLDVDVNNRTDRLEWCSCYYHGNFSLNAAFEIKLHWMAVTAAVLFEMVQGWHRKATSCGFLLVPVLEGPFALPSYLYGDPLRAQLFIPLNVSCLLKEGSEHLFDGFEPETYWDRMHLLQEAIAHRFGFVQDKYSASAFNFPAENKPQYIHVTGTVFLQLPYSKRKFSCGQQRRRRNSTSSTTQNMFCEERIGYNWAYNTMLTKTWRSSATGDEKFADRLLKDFTDFCWNKDSRLVLFWTNCLDKMHASAP, from the exons ATGATGAACTGGTGGTGAATCCTAAGGTATTTCTACAGATCAAGCTGGGAGATGTTGTGGAAATTGCACATCCCAATGATGAGTACAG TCCCTTGCTTCTACAAGTCAAGTCACTGAAAGAAGATTTGCAGAAAG AAACGATAAGTGTGGATCAGACAGTTGCACAAGTGTTCCGACTGCGGCCGTACCAGGATGTCCATGTCAATGTGGTTGACCCAAAG GAGGTGACCTTGGACTTGGTGGAGCTCACCTTTAAAGATCAGTACATAGGGCGCGGGGATATGTGGCGACTGAAGAAAAGCTTG GTCAGCACATGTGCATATGTCACCCAGAAAGTTGAATTTGCAGGTATCAG GGCACAGGCAGGTGAACTGTGGGTAAAGAGTGAGAAAGTCACTTGTGGCTACATCAGTGAGGACACTCGG gtTGTCTTCCGCTCCACGTCTGCCATGGTTTATATTTTTATCCAGATGAGCTGTGAAATGTGGGATTTTGATATTTATG GGGACCTATACTTTGAGAAAGCTGTGAATGGCTTCCTTGCTGACCTCTTCACAAAGTGGAAG GAGAAGAATTGCAGCCATGAAGTGACAGTGGTTCTGTTTTCGAGAACATTTTACGAAGCAAAATCTATCG atGAGTTTCCCGAAGCACATCGTGCATCAATCCAACAGGATCACGAGGGGAGATTTTACGAAGACTTTTACAA AGTTGTAGTTCAGAATGAGAGACGAGAAGAATGGACCTCATTGCTGGTGACcattaaaaagcttttcatcCAGTATCCTGTGCTGGTACGACTAGAGCAAGCAG AGGGTTTTCCTCCAGGTTACAATTCTACCTCAGCACAAGGGAACTACCTGGAGGCCATAAATCTTTCTTTCAATG TGTTTGACAAGCACTACATCAACCGGAACTTCGACCGCACGGGGCAGATGTCTGTGGTGATCACTCCTGGTGTCGGCGTCTTCGAGGTCGATCGGCTGCTCATGATCCTAACCAAGCAGCGGATGATAGACAACG GGATAGGAGTGGATTTGGTATGCATGGGAGAACAACCACTGCATGCTGTACCACTCTTTAAG CTCCACAATCGCTGCGGTCCTGGAGACTCCAGATTGGGTGATGACTACAATATTCCACACTGGATAAACCACAG cttctATACATCCAAAAGCCAGCTCCTGTGTAACAGCTTCACCCCACGGATCAAGCTGGCAGGAAGGAAA CCACCGACTGAGAAAGCAAAAAGTAACCGTGATGCCT CATTAGGAGGTCCAAAAGATGCTGAGAATGCCCTGCCTATCCAGGTGGATTATGATGGCTACGATGCCCAGGTGTTCAGACTGCCAGGCCCATCCAGAGCCCAGCGCTGTACCACTTTCAG CAGGTCtgtgagggagagagagagtCGTACCAGGAAAAGCTCCAGTTCCTACGATGTGTCGTGCAGCCCGTCCCTGCAGAGCCGCACGCTGCCCCCCGAGGAGGTGAGGAGCCAGGCTTCTGATGACAGCTCCCTGGGCAAGATCTCCAACATTCTCATGATCCCACGGCCTCATCTGCACCAGTGTGAAGTCAGCAGCTCTTTGGGCTATACCAGTACCAGAG ATGCCCTGGAGAACATGCTGGAGTCTCAGCAGCGCGACTCGAGCGCGCCGGGGCGCTTCCACGTGGGCAGCGCGGAGTCGCTGCTGCGCGTGCGGCCGGGGGGGCTGGTGCCGCAGCGCGCGCTCATCAACCCCTTCGCCCCGTCCCGCATGCCCATGAAGCTGACGTCCAACCGCCGCCGCTGGATGCACACCTTCCCCGTCG GTCCATCAGGAGAAGCTATCCAGATCCACCACCAGACCCGTCAGAACATGGCAGAAATGCAGGGCAGCGGGCAGCAGGATCTGACACActcctctgctgagctgctggagctggcttATCATGAGGCAACTGGCAG GCACATCAGCTCTCGGCATGCAGGTGAAAATGTCTCCTTCCTGAGCTTCACAGGAGCAGAGGAATACTCGAACAgtgtggctggcagcagcagtgcag GGATGAACCTCAAAACTCAGAACAAGGATTCCTTGGAAGATGCTGTCTCTAACTCTGCAGATCCAA TTCTGACGCTGTCTGCTCCCCCCGTAGTGCCAGGCTTCTGTTGTACAGTTGGAGTGGACTGGAAATCCCTCACTACCCCGGCCTGTCTCCCTCTCACCACGGATTACTTCCCTGACCGCCAGAGCCTGCAGAACGATTACACCGAGGGTTGCTATGATCTGCTCCCCGAGGCTGACATGGACAG GAGAGATGAGGAGGGAGTGCAGATGACAGCCCAGCAGGTGTTTGAGGAGTTCATTTGCCAACGGCTCATGCAGGGCTATCAGATCATTGTGCAGCCCAAGCCGCAGAAGCCACCCGCGGCTGTGCCGCCCccgctcagcagcagccccctgtACAGTCGAG GTCTTGTATCAAGAAACCGACCTGAGGAAGAAGATCAGTACTGGCTGAGTATGGGCCGTACCTTCCACAAAGTAACACTGAAAGACAAAATTATTACTGTGACTCGATACCTGCCAAA GTATCCATATGAATCTGCACAGATAAACTACACTTACAGCTTGTGCCCCTCACACTCAGACTCTGAATTTGTCTCTTGCTGGGTGGAATTTTCCCATGAGAGACTGGAAGAGTACAAGTGGAATTACTTGGATCAGTATATCTGTTCTGCTGGCTCTGAGGATTTCAG CCTTATCGAGTCGCTGAAGTTCTGGAGGACCcgcttcctgctgctgcccgcCTGCATCAGCGCCACGAAGCGCATCTCGGAGGGGGAGGCTCACTGCGACGTGTACGGCGACAGGCCGCGCTCTGACGAGGAGGAGTGGCAGCTCCTCGATGGCTTCATCCGCTTCGTGGAGGGCCTGAACCGCATCCGGCGCCGCCATCGCTCCGACCGGATGATCCGC AAAGGGTCTGCCATGAAAGGCTTGCAGATTACTGGGCCAATTCCCACCCACTCTCTGGAGCAGTCTGGGCCTCCCATTGGGAAGAAAGGAACCTCAGcgctctcagctctgctgcagatgGAAGCCAGTCAGAA gaCACTGggggagcagcaggcagcaatGCTTTCTGGGAAGAGCTCTGGGCAGCCTTCGGAGAGTGGGAGCATTGCTATCACACCCACCTATATGGACAGCCCTCGTAAG GTCTCCATAGACCAGTCAGTTCCTGCAACCTCAGATGGCAGCACATTGATAAACCCAGGGCAGTTACCTGACAGGGGCAACACGCAGACCTTGGGGAGTTCCCAGAGTGCTGCAGACCAGGGGTATGCCCcagccagtgctgctgagaGCAG CTCTCAGCAGTGTTCAGCAAGCACTCTGACTTCCTCCTCCACCTTGATAGAGATTCTCGAAGCCATGAAACACCCCAC CACAGGGATCCAGCTGCTCTCTGAACAGAAGGGTCTCTCTCCGTACTGTTTCATCAGTGCAGAAGTGGTGCACTGGCTGGTGAATAATGTGGAGGGTGTGCAAACCCAGGCCATGGCCATCGACATCATGCAG aaaatGCTAGAAGAGCAGCTCATTGTCCATGCATCTGGAGAAGCTTTACGAACCTTTATTtatggcttttatttttacaagatTGTTGTGGACAAAGAAGCAGACCGAG TGGGCATGCAGCAGCCTGCCATGTGGCACACAGCTGCCATGGATgacttctctgccttccagagGAAATGGTTTGAGGTGGCATTTGTGGCAGAAGAGCTCCTGCACTCGGAGATCCCCGCGTTCttcctgccctggctgcccagcCGCCCAGCCTCCTATGCAAGTAGGCACAGTTCCTTTAGCCGCAGTTTCGGAGGACGGAGCCAGGCAGCTGCACTATTAG CTGCCACGGTGCCCGAGCAGCGGACGGTGACGCTCGACGTGGATGTGAATAACCGCACAGACCGTCTGGAGTGGTGCAGTTGTTATTACCATGGCAACTTCTCGCTGAATGCTGCCTTTGAAATCAAGTTACACTGGATGGCAGTGACTGCAGCTGTTCTTTTTGAGATG GTTCAGGGTTGGCATCGGAAAGCCACATCCTGTGGGTTCCTGCTCGTCCCAGTCCTGGAAGGCCCATTTGCTTTGCCCAGTTACTTATATGGAGACCCACTTCGAGCTCAGTTGTTCATCCCACTCAATGTCAGCTGCTTATTGAAGGAGGGCAGTGAGCATTTGTTTGATG gctttgaaCCAGAAACATACTGGGACCGTATGCACCTCCTCCAGGAAGCAATTGCACACAG